ATcgtaaaaatgtttttaatctTCATACATTTTTAAATACACTTGGTTACAATAAGAACACGTGGCAATCGCGTTAAACAGACCATTttcacacacctgtatttagTTCTGTACAACATCTGCTTCACCTCTGTCTGATTCTAAATCCAACCTACCATTATCACATTTATCACCAGGTCTCTTCTCCCCtgcccacccccctctctctctcccgctctccttctcccctctctccatcctctcagaagTCGTCATCATCACAGATGTCCAGGTAAACGTCAAAGGCTTCTCGGTTACAGTTACCATCAGGGGTGAACACGTATTTATGGAACGTCCCGTCAACACAGATAGCTAGAAAAGGGAGGAATACagagaaaaaaacattttaaacctATTATTACAATTTTACACGACACAGCTTTATTGTATAAATTAAATAACTATATTGTTAATACCCACAGTACAATGAATGTTCCAACTACATGTAGGACAATAACTATATTGATTGATAGATATGAAACATTGCTGTCTAGTTGCTTAGAGGACTGACCGATGACAGAGTTGACGTTTTTAGAGGTGTTCTTCCCAAACGCACAGATACAGGCACACTCTGCCGGAACGGTGAAACTGGCCAATGACCACTGGCTGTCCACATACTGACCAATCACTGGGCCCACCTTCCCCACACGAGCCAATctgtagagaggggaagagtggtgatAGTGGCATAAACAAGCCGTGAACAGTAAATTGTCAAATTTGGAATTGAGGTACGCACAAACACTAGCCTGGTTGCCAGTCTTTTTAGCTAAAATTCCACTTCTTGTATTCTGTGTCATCTGTCATTGGCATATGACACGGAGTACAAGGATTGGAATATTAGCTCAAATGGAATGCTAAACCACACGACGaaactctctctcaaacacaacaCATGCGTGCGTCTTACGCTGAGCGTCTGTTGAGTTTAGTATCTTTGAGAGCAAAGATGTGAACAGTGCCCTTGTCACTGGAGGCACACAGGAACGAAGAGTCATGACTGAAGTTGATGCTGgtaagagagagcaagaaagagaagtGATGAGACACTCAGCATCActtccaccccaccccaccccttcctctctctcccccaccagtACCAGTAGAGTGTAGCAGGGTCTGTTCCTCTGCGCAGCTCCACTAGTTTGTCTCTGGTGGAAGTATCAAACAGTCTGATGAGGGTACCCTTGCGGGAGGCCGAGGCCGCGACGCTGCCAGGCTGGTTGAGCGCCAGGCAGGCGATCTCGCTCTGGTGGGCGTTGATGGTAAAGGGGGCGGACGATGTGCCAGGCTTGGTGTTGGAAAGGTCctggagcggagagagggagagagttcaaCTCGGACTGACTGGGACCTCATGGGTAATGTGAAAAATGATCAGCACACACAGAGCAGTTTGGAAAGGGCAGATAGTCTTCAACACTAGGAATCCATCAGCCGATGGAATGACATGTGAAGGTGTGCTTTATGAACAGCTTATAAACCAACATAGTTAGTATAGTACCTTGCAATACACTTTTAAATGAAATGGATGAATTACCACAAGCTGTAGACTTCCACACTTATGTCCAGGGAAGACCAGCAGCTGTTTCTCCAGACTGGGGCACAGGTCACACAGtcctgagagaggggagaggggggtatCTACACATCTATCAGATAAACATAACCAGGAGCGTGTgcgtatatgtgtatgtgtttgtaccTTTAGGGTTGTCTCTGGTGTCAAACTCAAACAGTTTCACAGGGTTGTCAGGGAAACTGTAGACATAGATCCTGTTCTTTAACACAATGatgatcctgagagagagagaaagcgagtaAGCAAGGGGAGGGGTTGGAgtgtgagaaaggagagggagaaaagggttAGTAAAACAACACACTACAGGGTGCTCTATGGAAAGTTGGGGCTTGTTCAGGAGAATGTTACTAAACAGATAGTAACTCACTTGTCGTGTCTCATGCGTACGGCCAGAACAGGCTTGGTAAAGGTAAACTCCAGCACTAGCTTGTCCTTGGGGTCCCTCCCCTCCCGAGCATCATCCCAGATCAACACTAGGATTTTAAAAATTACATTCTGTTTTGAATTAAATGAAAACAATACATTGGAATCATTACCAAACATGTTCTAAAATCTAAATACAATCAGTCCCAGTCACTGCCATAATTTAAACTGAGACCCAGCAATTTGACATTGCTATGATCTGCACTGCAGACATTGAGATGAGCGCAATGCAGGAATTTGCTCTCACAGTCATACGGAGTATCTGCGCATGTGTAAAGTTTATCTCCGCTCTTCAACACCCTTAGTAGTTTGGAAAATCAAGTCTAATCAGTAATTCAATCAAATATGTGGTCCGCTCATCCACTCACCTGAGATCTCAGAGAACTTGGGGTTGACTCCACCTCCTACTACAGCCAGCAGGTTGGAGCGATGCAGCATTGAACACTGGGCCACACTACCCACCTGCTCATGGTctgacacacacaagcacaggatgatcacacacacacagtatgcgaACACACAGATCGCTCGTACCACAGGTCTGAATTCCACTCACCAAGATGCCCCTTCTCGATAAGAGGCTCCACATTGTAGATCCTGACACCGGTTTCCATGGCACAACAGAAACaacctggggagggagaggggtaggtaCACTGATCAATGTACACTGTCTGAAACGAGAGTAAGACTGACACAAGTAATGTCCTCTACAGATCTCTGTCTGGCTTCACAGAGTAGGCTACTCTCGTCTTACTCTGGTCCTGGTTGAACTGTAGACTGTTGACTCCTCTCGGTTGGGCCATGTTGGAGGAGTGACGTTAGGCTGATGTTACCAGGTAGATATAGCTTAGAAGAAAACCCAGGGCTA
The Oncorhynchus gorbuscha isolate QuinsamMale2020 ecotype Even-year linkage group LG20, OgorEven_v1.0, whole genome shotgun sequence DNA segment above includes these coding regions:
- the wdr45 gene encoding WD repeat domain phosphoinositide-interacting protein 4, giving the protein MAQPRGVNSLQFNQDQSCFCCAMETGVRIYNVEPLIEKGHLDHEQVGSVAQCSMLHRSNLLAVVGGGVNPKFSEISVLIWDDAREGRDPKDKLVLEFTFTKPVLAVRMRHDKIIIVLKNRIYVYSFPDNPVKLFEFDTRDNPKGLCDLCPSLEKQLLVFPGHKCGSLQLVDLSNTKPGTSSAPFTINAHQSEIACLALNQPGSVAASASRKGTLIRLFDTSTRDKLVELRRGTDPATLYCINFSHDSSFLCASSDKGTVHIFALKDTKLNRRSALARVGKVGPVIGQYVDSQWSLASFTVPAECACICAFGKNTSKNVNSVIAICVDGTFHKYVFTPDGNCNREAFDVYLDICDDDDF